One segment of Pseudanabaena sp. ABRG5-3 DNA contains the following:
- a CDS encoding CHAT domain-containing protein: MNTQRQEAYINLILTLLDCSSGEEVKVLSANQRLVDAGLVQTMLRVANEQITLGKLDAANFLMNLAGQLLGAYSNTPLHTSSISTSSSVSQSESQRRFLLRLLQATDKSKGNPQVVYPLLQGDLDLLDDNFAQVLKNWATDTLSTVKLDTARATAVAILSFSNLIGQFPLGKRMINLEIAIAGYEAIILFFTNGAFPFELALTQMNLGNVYIDRIRGEKAENIERTIQCYQQALLVFTREVFPTNWAETQTNLGCAYSNRIVGKKADNFEQAIRCHQQALSVLTREAFPIGWARTQNNLGLAYRERIRGDKAENLEEAINSHQQTLSVLTREAFPADWAGIQMNLASAYRERIKGEKAENLERSIQAYQEVLLVLTREAFPMDWAGGQMNLVGAYSNRIRGEKAENIERAIQACQQALSVFTREASPTNWAMTQTNLGSAYSGRIRGEKVENIELAIQCYQQALSVFTREAFPFNWAEIQDNLGIAYLQRRRGEKAENIELAIQACQQALSVFTRESFPTDWAMTQINLGSAYSGRIRGEKAENIELAIQVHQLALSVFTREAFPTDWARNQNNLGLAYLQRIGGGKAKNLERAIQAYQQALSVRTRDAFPQNNVQTLFNLGIAYQTSNQLQLAYDTFESGIETLELLRDDIHSGDDIKQKLAEEWTGLYHRIVAVCLGMSRETEAIEYVERSKTRNLVELILTRDRHTIFSAEVVTQLDILRDEIASGQYELQNATAEDPTALAQHLQQLRQQRNKLQDRYLPIGSGFQFEQFRSTLSDRTAIVEFYITTDKLLVFIITKQTQQPIVLSPDLIDLNKLANWANSYLKAYSNKKAHWQRRLTTRLHLLAKILHIDEIIEQIPTECDKLILIPHRYLHLLPLHALPLAGDSLFDRFPEGVSYAPSCQLLQLAQNRQRPEFTRLFAVQNPTGDLSYTDIEVETIQSYFSTTNLLKQKIATKEAVEDTSLNTVHCAHFSCHGYFNGTEPRKSALILANAQLNSAPTQPDTENYLSLGNGGVLDLNKCLTLDSIFTLNLEQCRLVTLSACETGLIDFHNTSDEYIGLPSGFLYAGASSVVSSLWTVNDFSTAFLMIWFYQNLQKGLAVGLALNQAQIWLKDLTKGALETWIEENQLQLKPAVRMNLRRRLYKLEEDAKPFESPFYWAAFSALGQ, translated from the coding sequence ATGAATACACAACGGCAAGAAGCGTATATAAATTTAATTCTTACACTGCTCGATTGTTCTAGTGGAGAGGAAGTGAAAGTTTTATCTGCGAACCAACGATTAGTAGATGCTGGTTTAGTGCAGACAATGCTCAGGGTGGCAAACGAGCAGATAACTCTGGGCAAACTAGATGCTGCTAATTTCTTAATGAATCTTGCAGGGCAGTTGTTGGGAGCTTATAGTAATACGCCTTTACATACGTCATCGATTAGTACTTCTTCTTCAGTTTCACAGTCTGAGTCCCAACGTCGTTTTCTCTTGCGGTTATTGCAGGCAACTGACAAAAGCAAAGGCAATCCCCAAGTCGTGTACCCATTGCTGCAAGGGGATCTAGACTTACTAGATGATAACTTTGCTCAAGTTCTAAAAAACTGGGCAACTGATACTCTTTCAACGGTAAAGTTAGATACAGCACGTGCTACCGCAGTAGCTATTTTGAGTTTTAGTAACTTGATTGGGCAGTTTCCACTAGGGAAACGGATGATAAATTTGGAGATTGCGATCGCTGGTTACGAGGCAATTATCCTGTTTTTTACCAATGGGGCTTTTCCTTTTGAATTGGCACTTACTCAAATGAATTTGGGGAATGTTTATATTGATAGAATTAGGGGAGAGAAAGCCGAGAATATCGAACGGACAATTCAATGCTATCAACAAGCTTTATTGGTTTTTACCCGCGAAGTTTTTCCAACTAATTGGGCAGAAACTCAAACTAATTTGGGATGTGCTTATAGCAACAGGATCGTAGGAAAGAAGGCTGACAATTTTGAACAAGCAATTCGCTGCCACCAGCAAGCTTTATCAGTTCTCACCCGCGAAGCATTCCCCATCGGTTGGGCAAGGACTCAAAATAATTTGGGTCTTGCTTACCGCGAAAGAATTAGAGGAGATAAAGCTGAAAATCTCGAAGAGGCAATTAACAGCCATCAGCAGACTTTATCAGTTCTTACCCGTGAAGCGTTTCCCGCAGATTGGGCAGGGATTCAAATGAATTTGGCAAGTGCTTATCGCGAAAGAATAAAGGGAGAGAAAGCTGAGAATCTCGAACGCTCAATTCAGGCTTACCAAGAGGTTTTATTAGTTCTTACCCGTGAAGCGTTCCCTATGGATTGGGCAGGGGGTCAAATGAATTTGGTAGGCGCTTACAGCAATAGAATAAGGGGGGAGAAAGCTGAGAACATTGAACGGGCAATTCAAGCCTGCCAGCAGGCTTTATCGGTATTCACCCGCGAAGCATCTCCCACAAATTGGGCAATGACTCAAACTAATTTGGGAAGTGCTTACAGCGGCAGAATAAGGGGAGAGAAAGTTGAGAATATCGAACTGGCAATTCAATGCTATCAGCAAGCTTTATCAGTATTCACCCGCGAAGCATTTCCCTTTAACTGGGCAGAGATTCAAGATAATTTGGGAATCGCTTACTTACAAAGAAGAAGAGGAGAGAAAGCTGAGAATATTGAACTGGCAATTCAAGCCTGCCAGCAGGCTTTATCGGTATTCACCCGTGAGTCATTTCCCACTGACTGGGCAATGACTCAAATAAATTTGGGAAGTGCTTACAGCGGCAGAATAAGGGGAGAGAAAGCTGAGAATATCGAACTGGCAATTCAAGTTCACCAACTGGCTTTATCGGTGTTTACCCGTGAAGCGTTTCCCACTGATTGGGCAAGGAATCAAAATAATTTGGGACTTGCTTACCTCCAAAGAATCGGGGGGGGAAAAGCCAAGAATCTTGAACGGGCAATTCAAGCTTACCAACAGGCTTTATCAGTTCGTACCCGCGATGCTTTTCCTCAGAACAATGTCCAAACTTTATTTAATCTCGGAATAGCTTATCAAACCTCTAATCAATTACAACTAGCCTATGACACCTTTGAGTCAGGCATTGAAACCTTAGAATTACTGCGAGACGATATTCATTCTGGCGATGATATTAAACAGAAGCTAGCTGAAGAATGGACTGGGTTGTATCACAGGATAGTAGCAGTTTGCTTGGGAATGAGCCGTGAAACGGAAGCGATAGAATACGTCGAGCGCAGCAAAACTCGCAACCTCGTAGAACTTATTCTCACCCGAGATCGCCACACTATTTTCTCCGCAGAAGTAGTAACTCAACTAGATATACTTCGAGACGAAATCGCCAGCGGTCAGTACGAACTTCAAAATGCCACAGCAGAAGATCCAACTGCACTAGCTCAACATCTCCAACAGCTTCGACAGCAGCGCAACAAATTACAAGATCGATATCTGCCTATCGGTTCTGGTTTTCAGTTTGAGCAATTCCGATCAACTTTGAGCGATCGCACTGCAATTGTTGAGTTTTACATTACAACTGATAAGCTACTCGTTTTCATTATTACCAAGCAAACCCAACAACCAATTGTTTTATCACCAGATTTGATAGACCTGAACAAATTAGCAAATTGGGCAAACAGCTATCTGAAAGCCTATAGTAACAAAAAAGCTCACTGGCAGCGTCGTTTAACTACCCGCCTACATCTGCTGGCAAAAATTCTGCACATTGATGAGATTATTGAGCAAATTCCAACAGAGTGCGACAAGTTAATTTTAATTCCGCATCGCTACTTACATTTGCTGCCACTTCATGCTTTGCCACTGGCGGGAGACAGTCTTTTTGATAGATTTCCTGAAGGAGTCAGCTATGCCCCTAGCTGCCAACTGTTGCAACTTGCCCAAAACCGACAACGCCCCGAATTTACTCGCCTGTTTGCCGTTCAAAACCCCACTGGCGACCTTTCTTACACTGATATTGAAGTCGAAACTATCCAAAGCTATTTCAGCACCACTAATCTTCTCAAACAGAAAATAGCAACTAAAGAAGCTGTTGAGGATACTTCTCTTAATACTGTTCACTGCGCTCACTTTAGCTGTCACGGCTACTTTAACGGAACCGAACCTCGCAAATCTGCCCTCATTCTAGCCAATGCCCAGCTAAATTCTGCACCGACACAACCCGATACAGAAAACTATCTCAGTTTGGGAAATGGTGGTGTACTTGACCTCAATAAATGTCTTACTTTAGATAGCATTTTCACTCTGAATTTAGAACAATGTCGCCTCGTCACTCTATCCGCTTGTGAAACCGGATTGATTGATTTTCACAATACCAGCGATGAATATATTGGGTTGCCCAGTGGTTTCCTTTATGCAGGGGCTTCTAGTGTTGTTAGTTCTCTATGGACAGTAAATGATTTTTCGACTGCTTTTTTGATGATTTGGTTTTATCAAAACCTTCAAAAGGGGCTGGCTGTGGGTTTAGCTCTCAATCAGGCTCAAATCTGGTTAAAGGATTTGACTAAGGGGGCTTTGGAAACATGGATTGAAGAAAACCAGTTACAATTGAAACCAGCAGTTAGGATGAACTTGCGTCGTCGTCTTTATAAGTTGGAGGAGGATGCTAAACCATTTGAATCGCCTTTTTACTGGGCAGCATTTTCTGCGCTCGGTCAGTAA
- a CDS encoding CHAT domain-containing protein yields the protein MDEERQKAYLTLINSLLNSPSSKANSILNANQVLVDAGLVQTMEQVASLMAEQGYLYAANFLMDVACQLPEIINSSRNVTNMAVGQGESLAKTQQEEYLIFLDKVYEATAQSNSNPQVVYPLLAENLEKLNDDFAVLLRQVIIDTLSQVNPEQAQSIAAVIGNFSDLMREFPQGDRASNLEIAIAGAEVAATIFTRARFPNDWATNRNNLAAAYTKRVQGDREENLERAIAAYEEALQVYTQSKFPQEWAKTKSNLGNAYSDRIRSDQKENLEQAIRCYLAALQVRIQKAFPYEWATTQNNLGAAYWNRIEGERAQNLELAIAAFQSALQVYTQQAFPEDLARTQNNLGVVYRDRIQGNRRTNLEEAISHFRAALQVYTQTAFPQYWATIQNNLGAVYLELEQISAAISSFRSALEVYTPTAFPLECFGTGQNFGNTARVSQQWADAIEGYHFAIEAVEQSRSWTISDTRRQEILSGAIDVYANIVEAYIKTNNPYRALEYVERSKARNLVDILSTRDIYPKGNISEPIINELRRLRRETVTEQRRLEIVDQNRSTGILYNASELSTDTTAWLKDRDRLNQLLQQLDNLIITEIDPIDPSFRATQQVKPISYIEIQNLVDDRTAIVEWYITDDNFYTFIITHKSQHPQVWFTSAEEQQAFLDWQEEYLQDYQQNRKQWIEKLSERLNRLSETLHIEEIINSLPSNYDQIILIPHRFLHLIPLHALPLSEGDYLLDRFPRGVHYAPSCQLLQLTQNQERTNFERFLAIQNPTKDLGYTTVEVGTIQHYFSHADVFVENAVQKATLVKVKTKDDGTREVIQNPQLSLANCAHFSCHGEFNFESPLASALLLADGERLTLGEMFDLDLPQCRLVTLSACETGLTNYKILSDEYVGIPSSFLYAGSPSVVSSLWQVQDISTAFLMIKFYQNLLSYETVAIALNQAQLWLRNLTKKNLQEWISENKISLSLDATLNISLRRRLHKISDNEQPFKSPFHWAAFCAIGQ from the coding sequence ATGGATGAAGAACGCCAAAAAGCTTATTTAACTCTAATTAATTCCTTGCTCAACTCCCCCAGTAGCAAGGCAAATTCAATTTTGAATGCTAACCAGGTGTTAGTTGATGCTGGTCTAGTACAAACAATGGAACAGGTAGCATCTTTAATGGCAGAGCAAGGCTACCTGTACGCTGCCAATTTTTTAATGGATGTTGCTTGTCAACTGCCTGAAATAATTAATTCGTCAAGAAATGTTACCAATATGGCAGTGGGTCAAGGCGAGTCGTTAGCAAAAACTCAACAGGAAGAATACCTGATTTTTCTAGATAAGGTATATGAGGCAACTGCACAAAGCAATAGTAACCCACAAGTGGTTTACCCATTGCTTGCAGAGAATCTGGAGAAGCTGAACGATGATTTTGCTGTGCTGTTACGTCAAGTTATAATCGACACCCTATCGCAAGTGAACCCAGAACAAGCCCAGAGCATTGCAGCAGTCATTGGAAATTTCAGCGATCTGATGCGTGAGTTCCCCCAAGGCGACAGAGCTAGCAATTTGGAGATTGCTATTGCTGGTGCTGAGGTTGCAGCCACAATTTTTACTCGCGCTCGTTTCCCAAACGATTGGGCAACGAACCGCAATAATCTGGCAGCCGCATATACTAAAAGGGTGCAGGGCGATCGTGAAGAAAATCTAGAACGAGCAATTGCAGCTTACGAAGAAGCTTTGCAAGTCTACACTCAAAGCAAGTTTCCTCAAGAATGGGCTAAAACCAAAAGCAATCTGGGTAATGCTTACAGCGACCGCATACGCAGCGATCAAAAAGAGAATTTAGAGCAAGCCATTCGCTGTTACTTAGCAGCTTTGCAAGTCCGCATTCAAAAAGCATTTCCCTACGAATGGGCTACAACCCAAAATAATTTAGGTGCTGCCTATTGGAATAGAATTGAGGGCGAACGGGCACAAAACTTAGAGTTAGCGATTGCTGCTTTTCAATCGGCGCTACAGGTTTACACCCAACAAGCCTTTCCTGAAGATTTGGCTAGAACCCAAAACAACTTGGGCGTAGTCTATCGGGATAGAATTCAGGGCAACCGACGGACAAACTTAGAAGAAGCGATTTCTCATTTTCGGGCAGCTTTACAAGTTTATACCCAAACAGCTTTTCCCCAATACTGGGCAACGATTCAAAATAATCTGGGTGCAGTTTACTTGGAATTGGAACAAATTTCGGCAGCAATTAGTTCTTTCCGATCAGCTTTAGAAGTTTACACGCCTACCGCTTTCCCCTTAGAGTGTTTTGGCACTGGACAAAACTTTGGCAATACTGCCAGAGTATCTCAACAGTGGGCAGATGCTATTGAAGGCTATCACTTTGCTATTGAAGCTGTCGAACAAAGTCGCTCTTGGACTATTAGCGATACTAGGCGGCAAGAGATTCTGTCAGGAGCAATTGATGTTTACGCCAACATAGTGGAAGCTTACATCAAAACCAACAACCCATATCGGGCACTTGAATACGTTGAACGCAGCAAAGCTCGAAACTTAGTTGACATACTCTCCACCCGTGACATATACCCTAAAGGCAATATTTCAGAACCTATTATCAATGAACTGAGGCGATTAAGGCGAGAAACGGTGACAGAACAGCGTCGTTTGGAAATTGTAGATCAAAATCGCTCGACTGGTATACTTTATAACGCAAGTGAATTAAGCACCGATACAACTGCTTGGCTAAAAGACCGCGATCGCCTAAATCAATTGCTTCAACAACTAGATAATCTCATTATCACCGAAATAGATCCTATAGACCCTAGTTTTAGAGCTACCCAACAAGTTAAACCCATCTCCTATATCGAGATTCAAAACCTTGTGGATGATCGTACCGCTATTGTTGAGTGGTATATCACCGATGATAACTTTTACACTTTCATTATCACTCACAAATCTCAGCATCCTCAAGTCTGGTTCACCTCAGCAGAGGAGCAACAAGCTTTTTTAGATTGGCAAGAGGAATATTTGCAAGACTACCAGCAAAACCGAAAACAATGGATTGAGAAACTCTCAGAACGCCTCAACCGCCTCTCAGAAACCCTGCATATTGAGGAAATTATTAATAGCCTCCCCAGTAACTACGACCAAATCATCTTAATTCCCCATCGCTTTTTGCACCTAATACCCCTCCATGCTTTACCTCTATCTGAAGGGGATTACCTTCTAGATCGCTTCCCTAGAGGTGTACATTATGCCCCCTCCTGTCAGCTACTGCAACTCACTCAAAACCAAGAACGGACTAATTTTGAGCGCTTCTTAGCTATTCAAAATCCTACCAAAGACTTAGGTTATACAACTGTTGAAGTTGGAACTATCCAGCATTATTTTTCCCACGCTGATGTTTTTGTGGAAAATGCGGTCCAAAAAGCCACTCTTGTAAAAGTCAAGACTAAAGATGATGGGACGAGAGAGGTTATCCAAAATCCCCAACTCAGTTTGGCAAACTGCGCTCACTTTTCCTGTCATGGCGAGTTTAATTTTGAATCCCCTTTAGCATCAGCACTGCTATTAGCAGATGGAGAACGTCTAACCCTTGGCGAAATGTTTGACCTAGACCTTCCACAATGTCGTCTGGTTACTCTTTCAGCCTGCGAAACAGGGCTAACTAATTACAAAATCCTCAGTGATGAATACGTTGGGATTCCCAGTAGCTTTCTCTATGCAGGAAGTCCTAGTGTTGTCAGTAGTTTATGGCAGGTTCAGGATATCTCAACAGCTTTTTTAATGATTAAATTCTACCAAAATCTGCTGTCGTATGAAACGGTAGCGATCGCACTCAACCAAGCTCAACTTTGGCTCCGAAACTTGACCAAAAAGAACCTGCAAGAATGGATTTCCGAAAATAAAATCTCTCTATCTCTAGATGCAACTCTCAACATTAGTTTGCGTCGCAGGCTACATAAAATATCAGATAACGAGCAACCTTTTAAATCACCATTTCACTGGGCGGCTTTTTGCGCTATAGGTCAATGA
- a CDS encoding CHAT domain-containing protein has translation MINKQRQEAYLNLIQSLLSCPSGEESQILKAHSDLIDRELLQAIVQVIEVLKEDGEQNAADFLSSLANELTGVLGLSALDLTSNHDDDTRFALLMQVLQATADGDSQTFYQRLQENLDKLDNKFVAVLREWAETTLSDIEKGLEIAPVLGNFSSLISQFPLGNRSINQEIALVGYQALTQVFTRDVLPEYWAMNQGNLGNACYYRICGNRADNLERAIQYYEAALEVYTRQDFPQEWANIQSNLGDAYRNRIEGEKTDNLEVAIRCGKSALEVRTYRDFPEQWAATQNNLGLAYWERIWGEKAENLEVAISCYQVALKARTREEYPQHWADTQNNMGLIYSERIRGEQEENLETAIRCYQAALEIRTLEASPFAWAETQNNLGIAYYRCQNEWADNLDKAIRCYREALRVYTREPLPEQWAMVQNNLGEAYRNRIYGDKAENIEEARSYFSEALKVYTREAFPKDWAMVQNGLGIAYLNRLRGEELENLHLAIDHLAKALEIHTREAFPQDYLVTQFNLGVAYQDVQQLPQALDTFVAAINTVEFLRGEIFSGVGIEIDKTKLAESWNDLYRRTVEVCLRLGYNDKALEYVECSKTRNLVELIFSRDFNSLFPSQIATQLQQLQQEITSSQSRLQTGTADEPTVLVQRLQHLRQQQKALQDIYFPIGAGFKLEPFRQTLGETTAIIQWYFTSEGFQTFIITCHSSQPIVLSYDAMAMEHLEKWAKAYLRLYNRQNSQWWRIQLQSRLQKLTEILRFDDILTKLPHNCDELILVPHQALHLLPLHALPVRGQSCLLDCFSKGIRYTPSCQLLQLAQARQRNDFTHLFAVQNPTNDLSYSNVEIDAIRGYFETADVLKQTAATKVSLLESSLKKSHCIHFSCHGYFDLDNPLESGLKLTDAPMTLGEILQLDLGQCRLVTLSACETGFIDFTSLSDEYIGLPNGFLYAGSPSVVSSLWMVNDLSTAFLMIKFYQNLQSVHSVVVALNQAQLWLRDITKAELKALITSSSLPLDPTMRQNLNKRLHKLQDDQKPFQDPIHWAAFCAIGK, from the coding sequence ATGATAAACAAACAACGTCAAGAAGCTTATCTGAATCTGATTCAATCGCTGCTAAGTTGTCCCAGTGGCGAGGAATCGCAAATTTTGAAAGCCCACTCAGATTTAATAGATCGCGAATTGTTACAGGCGATCGTTCAGGTGATTGAGGTATTGAAAGAGGACGGAGAGCAAAATGCAGCCGATTTTTTAAGCAGCCTGGCTAATGAACTAACAGGAGTATTAGGATTGTCCGCATTAGATTTGACTTCCAATCACGATGACGATACTCGATTTGCTTTACTGATGCAGGTATTGCAGGCAACTGCAGACGGGGACTCACAAACCTTTTATCAACGGCTGCAAGAGAATCTAGACAAACTGGACAATAAATTTGTAGCGGTTCTACGAGAATGGGCAGAAACTACTCTATCAGACATTGAGAAAGGTTTGGAAATTGCCCCTGTTTTAGGAAATTTCAGCAGCTTGATATCGCAGTTCCCACTTGGTAATCGAAGTATCAACCAAGAAATTGCTTTGGTAGGATATCAAGCGCTTACCCAAGTTTTTACACGCGATGTTTTACCTGAATATTGGGCTATGAATCAAGGAAATTTGGGTAATGCTTGCTATTATCGAATTTGTGGGAATAGAGCCGACAACTTAGAGAGGGCAATTCAATATTATGAGGCTGCGTTAGAAGTTTATACTCGGCAAGATTTCCCTCAAGAATGGGCAAACATTCAAAGCAACTTGGGAGATGCTTACCGCAACCGAATTGAGGGAGAAAAAACTGATAATTTAGAGGTAGCTATTCGCTGCGGAAAGTCAGCGTTGGAAGTGCGTACTTATAGAGATTTTCCCGAACAGTGGGCAGCGACGCAAAATAATCTAGGACTTGCTTATTGGGAGCGCATTTGGGGCGAGAAAGCAGAAAACTTAGAGGTAGCGATTTCTTGTTATCAAGTCGCCCTTAAAGCACGCACGCGAGAAGAATATCCCCAACACTGGGCAGATACCCAGAATAACATGGGATTGATTTACAGCGAGCGTATTCGAGGAGAACAGGAGGAAAACTTAGAGACAGCTATCCGTTGTTATCAAGCAGCACTAGAAATTCGTACCCTCGAAGCATCTCCCTTTGCTTGGGCAGAAACCCAAAATAATTTGGGAATTGCTTATTATCGTTGTCAGAACGAATGGGCTGACAATTTAGATAAGGCTATCCGATGCTACAGAGAAGCGTTGCGAGTTTATACTCGTGAACCATTGCCCGAACAGTGGGCAATGGTTCAGAACAATCTGGGGGAAGCATATCGAAATCGGATTTATGGGGACAAAGCTGAAAACATCGAAGAAGCGAGATCATATTTTTCAGAGGCTTTGAAAGTCTACACCCGCGAAGCTTTTCCTAAAGACTGGGCAATGGTTCAAAACGGTTTAGGAATTGCTTACTTAAATCGGCTTCGTGGAGAAGAATTAGAAAATTTACATCTAGCTATTGACCATCTTGCAAAGGCGTTGGAAATTCATACCCGCGAAGCTTTTCCTCAAGACTATTTGGTGACGCAATTCAATTTGGGAGTTGCCTATCAGGATGTCCAGCAACTTCCGCAAGCTCTTGATACTTTTGTAGCAGCGATCAATACAGTAGAGTTTCTGCGGGGTGAAATTTTCTCTGGTGTAGGCATAGAAATTGATAAAACTAAACTAGCTGAATCGTGGAATGACCTTTACCGCCGCACCGTAGAGGTTTGCTTAAGATTGGGTTACAACGACAAAGCCCTGGAATATGTAGAATGCAGCAAAACTCGCAATTTAGTAGAACTAATCTTTAGTCGCGACTTTAATAGCCTATTTCCTTCACAAATTGCTACTCAACTCCAGCAGCTTCAGCAAGAGATTACCAGCAGTCAATCTCGTCTGCAAACTGGGACTGCCGATGAACCAACTGTTTTGGTACAGCGACTCCAGCATTTGAGACAGCAACAGAAAGCACTACAGGATATTTATTTTCCCATTGGTGCTGGGTTTAAGCTTGAACCGTTTAGGCAAACGCTTGGGGAGACTACCGCGATTATCCAGTGGTACTTCACCAGTGAGGGATTTCAAACATTTATTATCACCTGCCACAGTAGCCAACCGATTGTTTTGTCCTACGATGCGATGGCTATGGAGCATTTAGAAAAGTGGGCGAAAGCTTATTTGCGGCTTTACAATCGGCAAAATAGTCAGTGGTGGCGTATTCAACTCCAAAGTCGCCTTCAAAAACTGACTGAGATTTTGCGTTTCGATGACATTCTAACTAAGTTGCCCCATAATTGTGATGAATTGATCTTGGTTCCTCATCAGGCATTGCATCTATTGCCACTTCACGCCTTACCAGTAAGGGGACAATCTTGCCTGCTGGATTGCTTTTCTAAAGGGATACGTTACACTCCCAGTTGTCAATTACTGCAACTGGCTCAGGCGCGACAGCGCAACGATTTTACTCATCTGTTTGCAGTACAAAATCCGACAAACGACCTTAGTTATTCAAATGTGGAGATAGATGCAATTAGAGGTTATTTTGAAACGGCTGACGTTTTGAAGCAAACAGCAGCAACTAAAGTATCATTGCTGGAAAGTTCTCTTAAAAAATCTCACTGCATTCACTTCTCTTGTCACGGCTATTTTGATTTGGACAATCCACTGGAGTCTGGGTTAAAGTTAACGGATGCACCGATGACTTTGGGGGAAATCTTACAACTAGACTTAGGGCAATGTCGTCTAGTGACACTCTCTGCTTGCGAAACAGGGTTTATAGATTTTACTAGCCTTAGCGATGAGTACATTGGTTTGCCCAATGGCTTTTTGTATGCTGGTAGTCCCAGCGTAGTTAGCAGTCTTTGGATGGTGAACGACCTATCTACCGCTTTTTTAATGATTAAGTTTTACCAGAATCTGCAAAGCGTTCATTCAGTTGTAGTTGCTCTCAATCAAGCTCAACTCTGGCTGAGAGATATCACAAAGGCTGAATTAAAAGCACTGATAACATCTAGTTCGCTACCACTCGACCCTACAATGCGGCAGAATCTCAATAAAAGGCTGCACAAGTTGCAAGATGACCAAAAACCCTTTCAAGACCCGATTCATTGGGCGGCGTTTTGCGCGATCGGTAAGTAG
- a CDS encoding IS4 family transposase: MTSEAVEEQELVLCVGDTTYLDDYGKIKAKREGYGPTGNGGNGLILHSALAIAPEQGQVIGLLWQKLWNREPKAKPPQDETAEAKKQRQALARKAARQRLFKDKESYRWVEAMTEVEHQVSSSTHVIHIFDREGDITEVFDQVRQLQHTGVLVRAAHDRSLDQNSERLWQKLESQPVRFEQEIKVPETGKRKARIAKLAVRFSKVLLRVPYRFDNRDPLPVYAVYAMEIDCPEGETPLEWMLLTTEVVEELETALKILRWYTYRWRVEDFHKIFKSGCQCERYRLAAEGMKTLLGFLSVCAVELLQVTYLHRNQPDAPAVEILSPVQIQVLQARFPKSPPVLTVAWAIESIAFLGGYLEHRRKSSIGIQVLWRGWSNLRELCQGWLLAQTHT; the protein is encoded by the coding sequence ATGACCAGTGAAGCCGTGGAAGAACAAGAATTGGTCTTATGCGTAGGAGATACAACGTATCTAGATGATTATGGCAAGATTAAAGCGAAACGGGAAGGTTATGGACCAACAGGAAACGGTGGGAATGGATTAATTTTGCATAGTGCCTTAGCGATCGCCCCCGAACAAGGACAAGTAATCGGGTTGCTATGGCAGAAACTGTGGAACCGCGAACCGAAAGCAAAGCCACCGCAAGATGAAACCGCAGAAGCAAAAAAACAGCGACAGGCGCTTGCCCGAAAAGCAGCCCGACAAAGGTTATTCAAAGATAAAGAATCTTATCGATGGGTAGAAGCGATGACCGAAGTCGAGCATCAAGTCAGTAGTAGCACCCATGTAATTCATATTTTCGACCGTGAAGGAGATATTACTGAAGTCTTCGACCAAGTACGACAACTGCAACATACAGGCGTATTAGTACGAGCAGCCCATGACCGTAGCTTAGACCAAAATAGCGAACGTCTATGGCAAAAACTGGAGTCGCAACCTGTAAGATTTGAACAGGAAATCAAAGTACCAGAAACTGGTAAACGTAAAGCCCGTATTGCCAAATTAGCAGTACGATTCTCTAAGGTTCTACTACGGGTTCCCTATCGTTTTGACAATCGTGACCCATTACCAGTTTATGCTGTTTATGCAATGGAAATCGATTGTCCTGAAGGTGAAACCCCTTTGGAATGGATGCTCCTGACCACTGAAGTCGTAGAAGAGCTAGAAACCGCTCTTAAGATTTTACGTTGGTATACTTACCGTTGGCGTGTGGAAGATTTTCATAAAATCTTTAAGTCTGGCTGTCAGTGTGAACGCTATCGGCTTGCTGCTGAAGGGATGAAGACTTTGCTCGGCTTTTTAAGTGTCTGTGCGGTCGAGCTTTTACAGGTTACTTATCTTCATCGCAATCAACCTGATGCTCCTGCCGTTGAGATTCTTTCTCCTGTCCAAATTCAGGTCTTACAAGCTAGATTCCCCAAATCTCCTCCTGTTTTAACCGTTGCTTGGGCTATCGAGTCGATTGCTTTCCTTGGCGGATATCTTGAACATCGTCGTAAATCTTCCATTGGCATTCAAGTCCTCTGGCGTGGTTGGTCTAATCTACGTGAACTTTGCCAAGGTTGGCTTCTTGCTCAAACTCACACTTAA
- a CDS encoding transposase DNA-binding-containing protein, translated as MMNWWDKNFASCELGDERLSDRAYSIGKKISEGFGKALSEIFKSGSELKRAYEFSPIAKQNLARS; from the coding sequence ATGATGAACTGGTGGGACAAGAATTTTGCAAGTTGTGAATTAGGGGATGAGAGACTAAGCGACAGAGCGTACTCAATCGGCAAAAAAATAAGTGAAGGATTTGGGAAAGCGTTGTCCGAGATATTCAAAAGTGGTTCTGAGTTAAAAAGAGCTTATGAGTTTTCGCCAATCGCAAAACAGAATTTAGCAAGATCATAA